The proteins below come from a single Streptomyces spongiicola genomic window:
- a CDS encoding sensor histidine kinase, whose product MSPIQRIGSRGPSAKRRRRTLHLRTLLIWLAVVPIVALGVQSVLAANRLLEQSGHLRADVESGEQIGLPLSRLMVAMQSERTLTAASWGGTGVPESVMRERRAATDQAATAFRRSWTPGTAVSEIADRRLLEVSEGLGDLDAYRERTDSGTGNADSTLAFYSGVIGQMIRFYQDELSHTEDGGLIEDTRVVSAMFAASEMVAQEDMIIAQAGPSRLLTPSRFADFVNAVGAQRYLYDTWVVPYLPDAENDLYAQMVRSGAWQTKSRIESAVLSEQTITDEGVKLPRDVNGWRAAQEQWGPQLATLNADRSRTLLDRADARATDLETDVAWLIAGSIAALLAVAAVVALTTGSVLRRLNRLHRRSVAIAERILPDVVDRLQSGRPVDTAALPAVRGEKDEVGRVNDAFARVVAVSVDGHRQLAAERQGFGMFAAGIASRTGNLVSRQLSLTEELQDSFGHDEALLSQLMRADQLTVGMRRQIENLLILSGGEIPDPHTEPMRIADLLREAAAEVEDFRRIERQALDEISIEAAVISQVSHLLAELLDNATRFSPPRSKVVIRAELVADGLSVEIEDRGPKVAPATYEEMNGRLYSAPPYAVLAENAHRLGLFVVGHLADGLGATVTLRRSVYGGTSAVVILPRELLVPTRSEPGGVPDASVRGEFPAEAVGQEPPRVRESGGRPAAEEESGGRPADPEDAGDRPVHTGPVPVHTGPVSLAGGRGEGDPEPARRTDAGLPVRASRGRTPGEPDPESDEERDGRPDGERDGRRDGKPTTRPGGERDGRPGGKPTTRPAGKPSEPEGLLPGRLHGEPPSRQGGESPERAPGPSRTRFAEPSRPRLPQGPVRPALAVRPARDVPPARTAGGMRPALPERIPQTHMAEQLLGPRRATEAVAVRDADTPEEVADAWADYEQGTQTVEDELRQDQR is encoded by the coding sequence ATGTCACCGATACAACGCATCGGGTCACGAGGCCCGTCGGCGAAGCGCCGACGGCGCACGCTGCACCTGCGTACGCTGCTCATCTGGCTCGCCGTCGTTCCCATCGTGGCCCTGGGCGTCCAGTCCGTCCTGGCCGCGAACCGGTTGCTGGAACAGTCGGGGCATCTGCGCGCCGACGTGGAGTCCGGCGAACAGATCGGCCTGCCCCTGTCGCGTCTGATGGTCGCGATGCAGTCCGAGCGCACGCTGACCGCCGCGAGCTGGGGCGGCACCGGGGTGCCGGAGAGCGTGATGCGGGAACGGCGCGCGGCCACGGACCAGGCCGCGACCGCCTTCCGCCGCTCGTGGACGCCCGGGACCGCGGTGTCCGAGATCGCGGACCGCCGGCTGCTGGAGGTCTCCGAGGGCCTGGGCGATCTGGACGCCTACCGCGAGCGCACCGACAGCGGGACCGGAAACGCCGACAGCACCCTCGCGTTCTACAGCGGCGTGATCGGCCAGATGATCCGCTTCTACCAGGACGAGCTGAGCCACACCGAGGACGGCGGGCTCATCGAGGACACCCGCGTCGTCAGTGCCATGTTCGCGGCCTCCGAGATGGTGGCCCAGGAGGACATGATCATCGCGCAGGCGGGCCCCTCCAGGCTGCTGACCCCGTCCAGGTTCGCCGACTTCGTCAACGCCGTCGGGGCCCAGCGGTACCTGTACGACACCTGGGTCGTGCCGTACCTGCCGGACGCGGAGAACGACCTCTACGCGCAGATGGTCAGGTCCGGGGCGTGGCAGACCAAGTCCCGTATCGAGAGCGCGGTCCTGTCCGAGCAGACGATCACCGACGAGGGCGTGAAACTGCCGCGCGACGTCAACGGCTGGCGGGCCGCGCAGGAGCAGTGGGGGCCGCAGCTCGCCACCCTCAACGCCGACCGGTCCCGGACCCTGCTGGACCGTGCCGACGCCCGGGCGACCGACCTCGAGACGGATGTCGCCTGGCTGATCGCGGGAAGCATCGCCGCGCTGCTGGCCGTCGCCGCGGTCGTCGCCCTCACCACGGGCTCGGTGCTGCGCAGGCTGAACCGGCTGCACCGCCGATCGGTGGCCATCGCCGAACGCATCCTGCCGGACGTCGTCGACCGACTGCAGAGCGGCAGGCCGGTCGACACCGCAGCCCTGCCCGCGGTCCGGGGTGAGAAGGACGAAGTGGGGCGTGTCAACGACGCGTTCGCCCGGGTCGTCGCCGTGTCGGTCGACGGCCACAGGCAGCTCGCGGCCGAGCGGCAGGGCTTCGGCATGTTCGCGGCGGGCATCGCCTCGCGCACCGGGAACCTGGTCAGCCGCCAGCTCAGCCTCACCGAGGAACTCCAGGACTCCTTCGGCCACGACGAAGCGCTCCTGTCCCAGCTGATGAGGGCCGACCAGCTGACGGTCGGTATGCGCCGGCAGATCGAGAACCTGCTCATCCTCTCGGGCGGCGAGATCCCCGATCCCCACACCGAGCCCATGCGCATCGCCGACCTGCTGCGCGAAGCGGCCGCGGAGGTCGAGGACTTCCGGCGGATCGAGCGCCAGGCGCTGGACGAGATCAGTATCGAGGCCGCCGTGATCAGCCAGGTCAGCCATCTGCTGGCGGAGCTGCTGGACAACGCCACGCGGTTCTCTCCGCCGAGGTCCAAGGTCGTCATCCGGGCCGAACTCGTGGCCGACGGGCTGTCGGTCGAGATCGAGGACCGCGGTCCGAAGGTGGCGCCCGCGACGTACGAGGAGATGAACGGACGCCTGTACTCGGCACCGCCGTACGCCGTCCTGGCGGAGAACGCCCATCGGCTGGGGCTGTTCGTGGTCGGCCACCTCGCCGACGGGCTCGGGGCGACCGTCACGCTGCGCAGGTCGGTGTACGGCGGGACGTCGGCCGTGGTGATCCTCCCTCGGGAACTGCTCGTACCGACCAGGAGCGAGCCGGGCGGGGTGCCGGACGCGTCGGTGCGCGGGGAGTTCCCGGCGGAGGCCGTCGGTCAGGAGCCGCCGCGCGTGCGGGAATCCGGCGGGCGGCCCGCGGCCGAGGAGGAGTCCGGCGGGCGGCCCGCGGACCCGGAGGACGCGGGCGATCGGCCCGTACACACCGGGCCCGTGCCCGTACACACCGGGCCCGTGTCTCTGGCGGGCGGCCGGGGCGAGGGCGACCCCGAACCGGCCCGGCGCACGGATGCCGGCCTGCCCGTGCGGGCCTCCCGAGGGCGGACGCCCGGGGAGCCGGATCCGGAGTCTGACGAGGAGCGGGACGGTCGGCCGGACGGGGAGCGGGACGGCCGGCGGGACGGGAAGCCGACGACTCGGCCGGGCGGGGAGCGGGACGGTCGGCCGGGCGGGAAGCCGACGACTCGGCCCGCCGGCAAACCGTCCGAGCCGGAAGGGCTTCTGCCGGGTCGGCTGCACGGGGAGCCCCCCTCCCGGCAGGGCGGGGAGTCGCCCGAGCGCGCGCCCGGGCCGTCCCGCACACGGTTCGCCGAGCCGTCGCGCCCCCGGCTGCCGCAGGGTCCGGTGCGTCCGGCCCTGGCCGTGCGGCCCGCCCGTGACGTGCCTCCGGCCCGAACCGCGGGCGGCATGCGCCCGGCCCTCCCCGAGCGGATCCCGCAGACGCATATGGCCGAGCAGCTCCTCGGGCCGCGCCGTGCGACGGAGGCGGTGGCAGTGCGGGACGCGGACACTCCCGAAGAGGTGGCCGACGCCTGGGCGGACTACGAGCAGGGGACCCAGACGGTGGAAGACGAGCTCCGACAGGATCAGCGATGA
- a CDS encoding roadblock/LC7 domain-containing protein, producing MTTTANDMIYSVLDNNLSRIADIKGAVLLSNDGIMLSSYLLDRPQGERIAAASSGIASTMKAISGDVDGGRVIRQLVEMEDRYLCIVGCGEGSTLIVVTSRKARLGELGGEAVRTAQALGEWLSTPGRAQAPTS from the coding sequence ATGACGACGACAGCCAATGACATGATCTACAGCGTCCTGGACAACAACCTGAGCAGGATCGCGGACATCAAGGGCGCCGTTCTGCTGTCCAACGACGGGATCATGCTCAGCTCCTACTTGCTGGACCGCCCCCAGGGGGAGCGCATCGCGGCGGCTTCCTCCGGGATCGCTTCCACGATGAAGGCGATCTCCGGGGACGTCGACGGAGGCCGGGTGATTCGCCAGCTGGTCGAGATGGAGGACCGCTACCTCTGCATCGTCGGATGCGGCGAGGGCAGCACCCTCATCGTCGTGACGTCCCGCAAGGCCCGGCTCGGTGAACTGGGCGGCGAGGCCGTACGCACGGCGCAGGCGCTCGGGGAATGGCTGAGCACACCAGGACGCGCTCAGGCGCCGACGTCGTAA
- a CDS encoding DUF742 domain-containing protein, with product MTDAPRRAGGRRTRLYALTDGRTTAPPASLTMDTTVTAAVSPDAYDGLPSEWQAVLALCVPPNGLAVAEIAARMHMRLTPTILLLGELEDRGLVRHRSPLAATETTNVNLLMRIRDNLARI from the coding sequence ATGACCGACGCGCCGCGCCGCGCGGGCGGCCGCCGGACGCGCCTGTACGCCCTGACCGACGGGCGTACGACAGCTCCGCCCGCCTCGCTGACCATGGACACGACGGTCACGGCGGCGGTCTCCCCGGATGCCTACGACGGCCTGCCCAGCGAGTGGCAGGCCGTCCTGGCCCTGTGCGTGCCGCCGAACGGCCTGGCGGTCGCGGAGATCGCCGCCCGTATGCACATGCGCCTGACGCCCACGATCCTCCTCCTCGGCGAGTTGGAGGACCGCGGGCTTGTCCGGCACCGGTCGCCGCTGGCGGCGACCGAGACCACCAATGTCAACCTGCTCATGAGAATCAGGGACAACCTTGCCCGGATATGA
- a CDS encoding GTP-binding protein: MPGYDTSAQEAAPVKILVAGGFGVGKTTLVETISEIEPLRTEERLTAAGVGVDDLHGIESKTVTTVAMDFGRITLTDAGVVLYLFGTPGQERFWFMWDDLLNGALGAIVLVDTRRLDRSFPAVDFFESRGLPFVVGANCFHGEQFYSPDEIRSALHLRDPDTPVLMLDARTRGDVRTALLALLDMLITKAGTVARV, translated from the coding sequence TTGCCCGGATATGACACCTCTGCCCAGGAAGCGGCCCCCGTCAAGATCCTCGTGGCCGGGGGATTCGGCGTCGGCAAGACGACTCTGGTCGAGACGATCTCCGAGATCGAGCCCCTGCGCACCGAGGAGCGGCTGACCGCCGCCGGCGTCGGCGTGGACGACCTGCACGGGATCGAGTCCAAGACGGTGACCACCGTGGCCATGGACTTCGGCCGCATCACCCTCACCGACGCCGGGGTCGTGCTCTATCTGTTCGGGACACCGGGCCAGGAGCGGTTCTGGTTCATGTGGGACGACCTGCTCAACGGCGCCCTCGGAGCGATCGTGCTGGTCGACACCAGGCGCCTCGACCGCAGTTTCCCCGCGGTCGACTTCTTCGAGAGCCGCGGGCTCCCGTTCGTGGTCGGCGCCAACTGCTTCCACGGCGAGCAGTTCTACAGCCCCGACGAGATCAGGTCCGCGCTGCACCTCCGCGACCCGGACACCCCCGTCCTCATGCTCGACGCCCGCACCCGCGGAGACGTGCGCACGGCACTGCTCGCCCTGCTCGACATGCTGATCACCAAGGCCGGGACGGTGGCGCGGGTGTGA